CCGCTGGGCGGCCGCAGCGTGGAGCTGTGGACGGGCGGTCGCCTCTTCGCCCGCACCCAGACCGACGGCGAAGGGCGCTACGGCTTTGTCATCTTCCCGCTGGGCGAGGTGGAACTGCGCACCGAAGGTGCTGCGCCGCTTCGCCTCACCCCAGCGCTCGGGCGCGTGAACGACGCGCCAGAATTGAGCATTCCATGACCGGACTGGAACGACTGATCCAAGATCCCTCGCGGCTCGGCGCGGCCGGACGGGTGGGCCTGCTGACCCATCCGGCGGGCCTGACCCGCGACTTCGTGCCCGCCGCCGTCGCCCTGCAGCGCGCCGGGGTCCGCCTCGAGCGGCTGTACGGTCCCGAGCACGGCGTGGACGGTTCCGGGCACGCCGGAGAAGCCCCGGACCTCGACTCGGACACGGCCAGCGGCCTGCCCGCCCACAGCCTCTACCACAAGACCCTGCCCGAGATCACCGAACTGCTGCGGCAGGTGGATACCCTCCTGATCGACCTGCAGGACGTGGGAGTACGCTTTTACACCTACATCTCGAGCCTGTGGCAGGTTCTGGAGGCCTCGCGCGAGGCCGGCATCCGCGTGGTGGTCCTCGACCGACCCAACCCGATCGGGTTCGGCCTCGAGGGCCCGGTGCTGCGCCCCGAGTTTCGCTCGTTCGTGGGCATTGCCGAGTTCCCGCTGCGTCACGGCCTGACCATCGGTGAGTTCGGTCACTGGGCGGCCGAGGTACTGGACGCGCAGGTCGAGGTGATCGAGACCGCCCTGGCGTCCTACGGCCCCGGAGGTCTGCCCTGGGTGCCGCCGTCGCCGAACCTGCCGGACCTCGAGAACGTGCTGCTGTACCCCGGTACGTGCCTGATCGAGGCGACCGAGGCTTCCGAGGGGCGCGGCACCGCGCTGCCGTTCCGCTGGGCCGGAGCGCCCGGCATCGACGCGCACGCGCTGGCCGCGCGGCTGAACCGGGCGAACTTGGGCAACGTTCACTTCCGCCCCGCCTACTACCAGCCCACGCACTCCAAGCACGCGGATACCCCCTGCGCGGGCGTGCAGGTGCACTTAACCGGTCCGCTGCCACGCGCCTTGCCGGTCGGGCTGGCCCTGGTAGGTGCCTTAC
The Deinobacterium chartae DNA segment above includes these coding regions:
- a CDS encoding exo-beta-N-acetylmuramidase NamZ family protein, with amino-acid sequence MTGLERLIQDPSRLGAAGRVGLLTHPAGLTRDFVPAAVALQRAGVRLERLYGPEHGVDGSGHAGEAPDLDSDTASGLPAHSLYHKTLPEITELLRQVDTLLIDLQDVGVRFYTYISSLWQVLEASREAGIRVVVLDRPNPIGFGLEGPVLRPEFRSFVGIAEFPLRHGLTIGEFGHWAAEVLDAQVEVIETALASYGPGGLPWVPPSPNLPDLENVLLYPGTCLIEATEASEGRGTALPFRWAGAPGIDAHALAARLNRANLGNVHFRPAYYQPTHSKHADTPCAGVQVHLTGPLPRALPVGLALVGALHEQGVELKTDWLQKLVGLPAGEIPLAPETALEVCAQWEQQAQAFAHERFAPHWLYARD